Within Winogradskyella helgolandensis, the genomic segment AAGGAACTACCATATTATCTGATGTTATAGATCTTACATTTGAAGATGATGTCTTGAATCTTACTTCTGCCGATCCACTGCCAGATGTTCAAATTGAAAATACACTAAACTGGAATTTCACTAACCTATTACCACTAGAAGAAAGAACCATTTTTTTTACAATGCATTTAAATAACCCTATGGAATCTCCTGCTTTAAATGCTGGTGACATATTAAATTTTGTAGGAGTCATCAATCCAGTTAATGGAGATCAAACTCCAAATGACAATGTTACAACCTTAAATCAAACCATTTTTAATTCCTTTGACCCAAATGATAAAACTTGCCTAGAAGGTTCTATTATTACGCCAGACTTAATTGGAGACTATGTTCATTACCTTATTCGTTTTGAAAACATTGGAACAATAAATGCCACTAACGTTGTAGTAAAAGATATTATTGACACCACTAAATTTAACTTAGAATCATTGTTTTTAATCGATGCTAGTCATGAATTTGATATAAGGATCGAAAATAATAGCATCGAATTTATTTTCGAAAACATCAATTTACCTTTTGACGATGCTAATAATGATGGTTATGTTGCATTCAAATTAAAAACACTTGACACTTTGGTTGAAGGTGATATGTTTGAAAATGATGCTGAAATATTTTTTGATTACAATTATCCTATCGACACAAATATTGCACAGACAAGTATAGAACAGTCATTAAGTTTAGTGGATCATCAAACTGTTAACCTCGAAATTTATCCAAATCCTGTAAAAAATATATTAACCATCAAAGCAAAATACCCTATACAATCTATTACAATTTATGATATTTCAGGTCGTCTGATTGACACTGTGTTAGCTTTAAATGAAAGCCTATTTGAATATGACTCTAGTGAACTCTCGCGAGGTGCTTATGTTGCTAAGATAAAAATGGATAATGGAATATACGTTAAGAAGATCGTTAAAGAATAGTTTCAATTATAACTACGAGATTAAGCGATTATAGGACGAATTGAATTTGAAAAACTAAAAATTTATAATTACGACAATGAAGAACTTTACACTTTTTCTACTTATCTTATTATTCCCCGTTAAGCAAGATTTTAAGATTAATTTTAATTTCGGAAAAGCAGATAATTCTGAAACGTTTCAAGCCAAAAACCAATATTTAAATACCATTGATTTTTCAAAATATAAATTCAACACTTCAGACGGAAAACAAACTAACATAACATTAGAAGAAGAGAAAATTTATATTTTAGATTTTTGGTATTTAGAATGTGCACCTTGTGTAAAAGACCATGAAGTTATTGCAGAATATATTGATACTAAAAAGAATAAAAAAATTGAGGTTATTGGAATGTCTATTGACAGAAGTAAAAGCAAATGGGAGACCTATTTAAAAACACATCAATATAATTGGACTAATTATAACCAATTTGGTTTTAATGAAACACTTTATAAAAATTTAGAAATACAATTATTTCCGACTTATATAGTTGTAAATAGTAAAGGAAACATACTTCATAAATCTAATCGATTTAAACACGCTTTAAGTTTTGTAGAAGAAGCTAATCTAGTAACAGACTAACCAAACTGATTATTTTAGAATAAAAATTCATGGAATTATCAGAAATGTACTTCTGGATGATAATTATTATTTGTGGGGTTTTGAACGTCCCCATAATAGTTTTGACTGAAGATTTGAAAACTAAAAACAGATATAAGAAATACCTTAAAATTTCTTTTATTATTGGTCTAATTGGAATAATAATGCTTTTAACTGATTGGAATTACCTCTGTGGTTACCAGTGTTTAGTGTATACGTTCTCGCCATTTGTAACATTACTCATCTGCAAAGCTGTAATGATATTATCTAAAAAAATCACCAAAAAAGAAGGTTTTCAGATATATAGAAAACAACAAATTATTGGTACCTCTAAAATAGAACTCTCTGACGGAATTTATCAAAAAAATAATGGAGATTTAAAATATGGAGGATATTATAGTTGGTATACTTCTTTTATATCAGCAACACCTGTTATTATTCTATTTATAATATTAATTATTATAAGAGAGAATACGTGTTGATTTAATTATGAGGTAACTTTGTTCTCAGGAATTTAAGATTCAGGAGCCAATTCCACTTCCAAACCTTCCATCTCTGGTGTCATTTGAATTTGACAACCTAAACGCGAATTATCCTTTACATAAAACGCTTCAGACAACATCGCTTCTTCATCGTCTTGCATTTCCGGTAATTCAGTATCGCTTAATACATAACATTGGCAAGAAGCACACATAGCCATACCTCCACAGATGCCGATGGTGCCTTCTGGAGCTAGCTCGTAAGAACGAACTACCTCCATTAAGTTCATAGCCATGTCTGTAGGAGCTTCAATTTGATGCTTTACACCTTCTCGATCTATAATCGTAATATTTATATCTGCACTGTCCATTAGTCTATTGCTTTTACCACTGCCTTTGGAGCTTCTTTACGAGTTCCATCAAATCCATTAACACCAGCAACAGTAGTATATTTTAAAACATAGCGTTTTCCTGGATTAATAATTTGATAAGCTGATTGACACATTAATGTAGCTTCGTGAAATCCACAAAGAATCAATTTCAATTTTCCCGGATATGTATTTACATCTCCAATGGCATAAATACCTGGTATGTTAGTTTGATAATCTAATGCATTATTAACTTTTATGGCATTTTTTTCAATCTCTAGTCCCCAATTCGCAATAGGTCCAAGCTTAGGAGATAATCCAAACAAAGGAATAAAGTGATCGCATTCTACTTCAAATTCTTTTTCAATATGTTGCGCTTGTTTTACAACGATAGCTTCAACCTTATCATCACCAACAATTCCAGTAACTTCAGCTGGAGTGATTAAATTTATTTTTCCACTATTTTTTAATTCTTGAACTTTTTCTACAGAATCTAAATGACCTCTAAACTCGTTTCTTCGGTGAATTAAGGTCACGCTTTCTGCTATATCACTTAAAAATATACTCCAATCTAAAGCCGAATCTCCACCACCAGCAATAACCACCTTTTTACCGCGATATATTTCAGGTTCTTTAATCATGTACTCAACACCTTTATCTTCAAAATCGGTGATGTTATGAATTAAAGGTTTACGTGGCTCAAAACTTCCTAAACCACCTGCAATAGCAACCACAGGAGCTTGGTGTTTTGTACCTTTATTAGTGGTAACGATAAACGTACCGTCCTCTTGTTTTTCTATGGTTTCTGCACGTTCACCTAAAGTAAATCCAGGTTCAAACTGCTTACATTGCTCCATTAATTTATCCGTTAAATCGCCTGCTAAAATCTCTGGATATGCAGGAATATCATAAATCGGTTTTTTCGGATAAAGCTCTGTACATTGCCCTCCTTGTTGTGGTAATGCATCAATTAAATGACATTTTAATTTTAAAAGTCCGGCTTCAAAAACAGTAAAAAGTCCAGTTGGACCAGCCCCAATAATAAGTATATCTGTTGTAATCATCTAGTTCCTGCGAAAGCAGGAATCTAAAGACTACTGCTTTATTTTTTTATATTAAAAACCTACAAGATTTGTAATTCGACACCTCTCAGTTACCATCTTATAGGTTAAATTTATTTACAATTACAAAACTACTAATGTGATTTTAATCGGAATGTGATAAATGTCACATTATTTTTCAACATTAATAACTTTTTCGATTTGTGGTGCGTATTTTTTAATGGTCATCTCTACACCAGACTTTAAAGTCATTTGGTTAACACTGCAAGATGTACAAGCACCAACTAGTTGTACTTTTACTAGTCTATCATCCTCGATAGATAATAAATTAATATCACCACCATCACTTTGTAGAAAGGGACGAATTTCATCCAATGCTTTTTCTACGTTTAATCTAATATCCTCTGAATTCATTTTAATTCTTATTATCCTCATTCTTTCCACTCTAAACGAGAAGAAAATTAATGACTAATTATTTTTTAGCGGCAGAGCAACCTGCCATGGTTGTAATCTTTATTGCTTCCGTAGCTGGTAAGTCCTCATTTCTATTAACCACTTGTTGAACAACATCACGAGTAATGGCTTCAAAAGCAGCTTCAATTGGCGTTCCGCTTTGCATTGCTGCTGGTCGTCCTAAATCACCAGCCTCTCTTATACTTTGAATCAATGGAACTTCACCTAAAAACGGTACTTTTAAATCTTCCGCTAAATGCTTGGCTCCTTCTTTTCCAAATATATAATATTTATTATCTGGCAGTTCTGCAGGTGTAAAATACGCCATGTTTTCTATGATTCCTAAAACAGGCACATTAATACTATCTTGTTGAAACATGGCTACTCCTTTTTTAGCATCGGCTAAAGCTACGTTTTGCGGTGTACTTACCACAACAGCACCTGTAATAGGCAAAGCTTGCATTATACTTAAGTGAATATCTCCTGTTCCTGGAGGTAAATCGAGCAATAAGAAGTCTAGTTCTCCCCAAGCGGCATCAAATATCATTTGATTTAAAGCTTTAGAAGCCATTGGGCCTCTCCATATCACCGCCTGGTCTGGTTTTGTAAAAAATCCTATAGATAATACTTTTACTCCGTAATTTTCTACAGGTTTCATCTTAGACTTACCATCCACGTTTACAGATAGAGGTCGCTCGTTAGCAACATCGAACATAATTGGAATAGACGGTCCGTAAATATCTGCATCCAAAACACCGACTTTAAAACCCATCTTAGCCAAGGTAACAGCCAAGTTTGCGGTTACTGTAGATTTACCTACGCCTCCTTTACCAGAAGCCACAGCAACAATATTCTGAATACCAGGAATTGCTTTTCCTTTAATTTCATTTTTTGGTTGTGCTGCTTGTGCATCAACTTTTACATTGACTTTTATCTTCGCTTTTTCATAAACTTCTCTATGAATAGTTTGTAAAATTTCAACTTCGGTTTTTTTACGTGCTTGAAGACTTGGGTTTTTTATTGTAATATCTACAATCACCTCATCAGCAAAAGTAACGACGTTTGTTACAGCTCCACTATCTACCATGTTTTCTCCTTCTCCCGGTGCTGTTATGGTTTTAAGTGCGTTAAGTATATCTTGTTTTATTAGTTTCATATAAATGATAAGACTAGAGAAAATAAAGACTAGAACTTAGACTCAAATTTCTCTTATTAAGATTAATTCTAAAAGCAAAGGTACTTAGAATAGTTTAGAATTAGAACTTCATAAATTGAATTGATTTATGACTGAATTTGATTTATAAATAAGAAAGCAGATTTGTAATTATCAAGTAAAACTACTCACTAAGGAATAAGCCACTTAATTTTCTTTTCAATGTAATAGAGTCTTTATGTTGAAAATTAGATTTTGTTTGATTTACAATGAATTCAGAATCAAACTGACTATGGTTTATACAACCTTCAAAGATGTTTGAATAATATATTTTATTAAACGACATCAACTTAACTCTCAATTTAGTCTTGTAATTACCGTCATATCTTTTCACTGTTGAAAACATAAAATGTTTAGGCTTCAATCTATAATCCTCATGACCTGTACCACACAAAAACTTGTATTGTTTTAAATACTCGATTGGTTTCCATTCCTCATTTTCATCTTTTGCTTCCAATAACATAAACAAATCTTCAACTATAGGTTTTTGTATTATTGTTTCCTGATTGCCAAAATTATAGATATAAACAGGAAACGTGTTATAATGAATTTTACGCCTTTTTTCTAATTCCTTTGTTAGCTCCTCTTCATATTTATTTATTGATAAAGTATCATAAACAGATGAATTTATTTCGTCGTTGACATCAAAACTTGAGTTACGAATTATTGGTGGAGGTGGCGGAGGTGGTGGAAAACTTAAAATATTAAACTCATCGGTATGAAATTTAATTTTACGATTATGAACAAAGACTTTTATGCTATCGTGACTATTTAAGGCAATACTATTATCTGTATAATCTGAAGATTTATATTTAACCTTAAAATTCATATCTAATGAATCCTTTAAATTTATGGCATAAACTATAGGTGTAGAACGTAACATCGATATTGACTCCTCGGTTATTACAGAATCACATTCTTTTGGAGTTATAAAAGGCAATGCTATAGTGTTTTCATTCTTATGACAAGACGTAATAAAAATGAATATTATAAGCAGTTTCTTCATATAAACATTTCAGCAAAAACCACATTTAAAGTTCCTCAGCAGGATCCCAATACACAGCATCTAAATTCTGAATTTGATTATCAACCACCTCAATGCCTTCACTTTCTAAAAGCTGTTGCATTAAATTAGTGCCTTCAAAATGATGCTTCCCTGTTAATAGCCCCTTTCTATTGACAACTCTGTGTGCTGGCACATCTTTTCCATGAGAACCATTCATCGCATAACCTACAATTCTGGCGCTTTTACCAGCACCCAAATATTTTGCAATAGCGCCATAACTAGTTACTTTTCCGTAAGGAATTTTCTTTGCGATCTCATATACTTTTTCGAAAAAACTAAGCGTTTCAGGTTGCATTTAGAATTCCTTTAAAATATTAATTAATGTAACTAATGAAACAAGACCTGTGATAATACCAATACTAAGATTCATGCTTTTTTGAGACGAGAACTTGCTATCTTTTATCTTATCAAAAAAGAAAATATAAAAATATAACATAACAAATGTTCCGGTTGCTGCTCCAGTCACATAGGTAACAATACTTAATTTCTGAAAATCCATCCAACCAAAAGATACTAAAGTAATGGTCATATAGGCTTGGTATGGAATTGGAAAAATATTTAGTGCAGACAACAACATACCATGTAATAATCTGCCGTGTTTACTTT encodes:
- a CDS encoding MGMT family protein gives rise to the protein MQPETLSFFEKVYEIAKKIPYGKVTSYGAIAKYLGAGKSARIVGYAMNGSHGKDVPAHRVVNRKGLLTGKHHFEGTNLMQQLLESEGIEVVDNQIQNLDAVYWDPAEEL
- a CDS encoding Mrp/NBP35 family ATP-binding protein, which encodes MKLIKQDILNALKTITAPGEGENMVDSGAVTNVVTFADEVIVDITIKNPSLQARKKTEVEILQTIHREVYEKAKIKVNVKVDAQAAQPKNEIKGKAIPGIQNIVAVASGKGGVGKSTVTANLAVTLAKMGFKVGVLDADIYGPSIPIMFDVANERPLSVNVDGKSKMKPVENYGVKVLSIGFFTKPDQAVIWRGPMASKALNQMIFDAAWGELDFLLLDLPPGTGDIHLSIMQALPITGAVVVSTPQNVALADAKKGVAMFQQDSINVPVLGIIENMAYFTPAELPDNKYYIFGKEGAKHLAEDLKVPFLGEVPLIQSIREAGDLGRPAAMQSGTPIEAAFEAITRDVVQQVVNRNEDLPATEAIKITTMAGCSAAKK
- a CDS encoding NifU family protein, with product MNSEDIRLNVEKALDEIRPFLQSDGGDINLLSIEDDRLVKVQLVGACTSCSVNQMTLKSGVEMTIKKYAPQIEKVINVEK
- a CDS encoding NAD(P)/FAD-dependent oxidoreductase, coding for MITTDILIIGAGPTGLFTVFEAGLLKLKCHLIDALPQQGGQCTELYPKKPIYDIPAYPEILAGDLTDKLMEQCKQFEPGFTLGERAETIEKQEDGTFIVTTNKGTKHQAPVVAIAGGLGSFEPRKPLIHNITDFEDKGVEYMIKEPEIYRGKKVVIAGGGDSALDWSIFLSDIAESVTLIHRRNEFRGHLDSVEKVQELKNSGKINLITPAEVTGIVGDDKVEAIVVKQAQHIEKEFEVECDHFIPLFGLSPKLGPIANWGLEIEKNAIKVNNALDYQTNIPGIYAIGDVNTYPGKLKLILCGFHEATLMCQSAYQIINPGKRYVLKYTTVAGVNGFDGTRKEAPKAVVKAID
- a CDS encoding 2Fe-2S iron-sulfur cluster-binding family protein; this encodes MDSADINITIIDREGVKHQIEAPTDMAMNLMEVVRSYELAPEGTIGICGGMAMCASCQCYVLSDTELPEMQDDEEAMLSEAFYVKDNSRLGCQIQMTPEMEGLEVELAPES
- a CDS encoding TlpA family protein disulfide reductase, giving the protein MKNFTLFLLILLFPVKQDFKINFNFGKADNSETFQAKNQYLNTIDFSKYKFNTSDGKQTNITLEEEKIYILDFWYLECAPCVKDHEVIAEYIDTKKNKKIEVIGMSIDRSKSKWETYLKTHQYNWTNYNQFGFNETLYKNLEIQLFPTYIVVNSKGNILHKSNRFKHALSFVEEANLVTD